One genomic segment of bacterium includes these proteins:
- a CDS encoding PQQ-binding-like beta-propeller repeat protein, whose translation MTSSFAIALMAIFGTSPLPAPDSLVVPMLADTVVEVEAGILPPAGAALPLYYQIAWGDGDTLNWTEPLRSAVDISRYHLYKTPGDYAISVRAKDSLGRVSAWSKHYSVKVWPEPMQKGMFPTDDPIVASPTLDLHGNIYVGDESGSFHSISAASGRERWAFKAGDAIYGSAAVSGDRVYVCSLDSNLYCLDTTGKRHWSLNLGDAIYCTPAIGADGTVYVTTDSGKVAAVAPDGKKKWSIRAGDEIAGSPTIGPNGLIYVTSDSVYCLDPRGHRRWAYGTPEGEYFYASAIVDANDTVYVGNTDGYLYCLGPDGRQQWRTPVPDGDEVRPEVVVGPDGAFYFGTDGDYLLRKTPQGTPTVEYEAEDILVGTAAASDKGTVYFLPDDGTLYALTANGRMLWTRQVATGHKDVYYTSAPTIAPDGTVYVGSWDGGLYAFRGDGPAANTLWPQHRHDAQHTGRVSKPLKDKTR comes from the coding sequence ATGACATCTTCTTTCGCAATCGCGCTGATGGCGATATTTGGGACAAGTCCGCTGCCCGCTCCCGACTCGCTGGTAGTTCCGATGCTGGCCGACACCGTGGTCGAGGTCGAAGCCGGAATCCTGCCGCCGGCCGGTGCCGCGCTGCCGCTCTACTATCAGATTGCGTGGGGCGACGGCGACACCCTCAACTGGACCGAACCGCTGAGAAGCGCGGTAGACATCAGCCGCTATCACCTGTACAAAACCCCGGGCGACTATGCCATTTCCGTGCGCGCCAAGGACTCGCTGGGCCGGGTTTCTGCGTGGAGCAAACATTACAGCGTGAAAGTCTGGCCCGAGCCCATGCAGAAGGGCATGTTCCCGACCGATGACCCGATTGTCGCGTCGCCGACCTTGGACCTGCACGGCAACATCTACGTCGGCGACGAGAGCGGCTCGTTCCACTCCATCAGCGCTGCGAGCGGCAGAGAGCGCTGGGCATTCAAGGCCGGGGACGCGATCTACGGCTCCGCTGCCGTCAGCGGCGACCGGGTCTACGTGTGCTCGCTCGATTCGAACCTCTACTGCCTGGACACAACCGGCAAGCGGCACTGGTCGTTGAATCTGGGCGACGCGATCTACTGCACGCCGGCGATCGGCGCCGACGGCACCGTCTACGTCACCACGGATAGCGGCAAGGTTGCCGCCGTTGCGCCAGATGGCAAGAAGAAGTGGAGCATCAGAGCCGGTGACGAGATCGCGGGCTCGCCGACCATCGGTCCCAACGGTCTGATCTACGTCACCTCCGACTCAGTCTATTGTCTCGACCCGCGTGGCCATCGGCGATGGGCGTACGGCACGCCCGAGGGCGAGTACTTTTACGCGTCCGCCATTGTCGACGCCAATGACACCGTCTATGTCGGCAACACCGACGGATACCTCTACTGCCTTGGCCCGGACGGCCGGCAACAGTGGCGAACCCCGGTCCCGGACGGCGACGAAGTCCGGCCCGAGGTCGTCGTCGGCCCCGACGGCGCGTTCTACTTCGGGACCGACGGCGACTACCTCCTGCGCAAGACGCCGCAGGGCACGCCGACCGTCGAGTATGAAGCGGAGGACATCCTTGTCGGGACGGCCGCGGCCAGCGACAAAGGGACGGTCTACTTCCTGCCCGATGACGGGACTCTCTATGCCCTGACCGCGAACGGCCGCATGCTATGGACCCGTCAGGTGGCCACCGGTCACAAGGACGTCTACTACACATCAGCCCCCACCATCGCGCCGGACGGCACGGTCTACGTCGGCTCATGGGACGGCGGCCTGTACGCGTTCCGCGGCGACGGCCCGGCCGCGAATACGCTCTGGCCTCAACACCGGCACGACGCCCAGCACACCGGCCGCGTGAGCAAGCCCCTGAAGGACAAGACCAGATAG
- the ribF gene encoding riboflavin biosynthesis protein RibF → MPTESQSTIGNRQSTIPLVVAMGSFDGVHVGHQHIIRRAAEIAAGMGGLTAVLTYDPLPAQLIYPDFTYVLSTLAEKEILLAELGVEYIYLLRFDAELRDLDSSDFVYRHIVEPLHPAAVVIGHDHRFGRQGKGDAGLLSRILEPLGIRVDVVPEVLLNGVPVRSTTIREHLLLGHVRLAAELLGRCYAMSGSIVPGRGAGRQLGFPTINLLPSEREMLVPADGVYICRVDTLGRTYDALLNIGHRPTFGGETRSIEAHLLDAQLSESPRSAVFRLVDRIRPERRFDSPAALVAQIAEDVKVARTALAELANRRNLDSRIPSNSL, encoded by the coding sequence ATGCCGACTGAAAGTCAATCCACAATCGGCAATCGGCAATCGACAATCCCCCTGGTTGTCGCCATGGGCTCGTTTGACGGCGTCCATGTCGGGCACCAGCACATCATCCGCCGCGCGGCGGAAATCGCCGCCGGGATGGGCGGTTTGACCGCTGTCCTGACCTACGACCCGCTGCCGGCACAGCTCATCTACCCCGACTTCACGTACGTCCTGTCTACCCTCGCCGAAAAGGAAATCCTGCTTGCCGAACTGGGCGTCGAGTACATCTACCTGCTTCGCTTCGACGCCGAACTTCGCGACCTGGACAGTTCGGACTTCGTCTATCGTCACATTGTCGAGCCGCTTCACCCGGCGGCAGTCGTTATCGGCCACGACCACCGGTTCGGCAGACAGGGTAAGGGCGATGCCGGCTTGCTCAGCCGGATCCTTGAGCCACTCGGCATCAGAGTAGACGTCGTTCCCGAGGTCCTGCTGAACGGCGTGCCCGTGCGGAGCACGACCATTCGCGAACACCTGCTGCTCGGCCACGTGCGCCTGGCGGCTGAGCTGCTCGGCCGCTGCTATGCGATGAGCGGCAGCATCGTCCCGGGTAGAGGCGCCGGCCGGCAACTGGGATTCCCGACCATCAATCTGCTGCCGTCCGAACGGGAAATGCTGGTCCCGGCCGACGGTGTCTACATCTGCCGGGTTGATACCCTCGGTCGCACCTACGACGCGCTGCTGAACATCGGTCACCGTCCTACGTTCGGCGGGGAAACCCGTTCGATCGAAGCTCACCTTCTGGACGCGCAGCTTTCCGAATCGCCGCGCAGCGCCGTATTCCGGTTGGTGGACAGGATAAGGCCGGAACGACGATTCGACAGCCCGGCAGCACTAGTCGCCCAGATTGCCGAAGACGTTAAGGTCGCGCGGACGGCGCTGGCCGAACTGGCCAACCGCCGCAACCTTGACAGCCGGATACCGTCCAATAGTCTATAG
- the truB gene encoding tRNA pseudouridine(55) synthase TruB has translation MNADKPSGMSSYDVIRHIKRLLSSQSTFDNRQSTIPLGHAGTLDPLASGVLLVLLGETTKVSRFLLGLPKEYVAGVLFGRQTDTDDITGKTIAEGPLTGLSAESLRAGLNRFAGEIEQVPPAFSALKQDGQPLYRLARRGQEVRPKSRKVTVYELELLDWQPPNATIRCRVSSGTYVRALARDLGKTLGTVATLASLARTKVGQFTIEDATAPDALDAAALTERLVPIDAALAGMPHITVSPAQAQHLYQGKIVSEFAGPMSSGVDGFALARTEDHRFLAVVVSNGTDLRTERIIYAD, from the coding sequence TTGAACGCGGATAAGCCGTCCGGTATGTCGTCGTACGACGTCATCCGACACATCAAGCGGCTGCTGTCTTCCCAATCGACATTCGACAATCGTCAATCGACAATTCCATTGGGCCATGCCGGGACACTGGACCCTCTCGCCTCGGGCGTGTTGCTTGTCCTGTTAGGCGAGACAACCAAGGTCAGCCGTTTCCTGCTCGGGCTGCCCAAAGAGTACGTTGCCGGAGTGCTGTTCGGAAGGCAGACGGATACCGACGATATCACCGGAAAGACGATCGCCGAAGGGCCGCTGACGGGCCTCTCCGCCGAATCATTGCGGGCCGGATTGAACCGGTTCGCCGGCGAGATCGAGCAGGTGCCACCGGCCTTTTCGGCCTTGAAGCAGGACGGCCAGCCGCTCTATCGGCTCGCGCGCAGGGGCCAGGAGGTCCGCCCCAAGTCGCGCAAGGTGACGGTCTACGAACTGGAACTGCTCGACTGGCAACCGCCGAACGCGACAATCCGATGCCGGGTATCGTCGGGAACATACGTCCGAGCCCTGGCTCGCGATCTGGGCAAGACGCTGGGCACGGTTGCGACACTCGCGTCCCTGGCCCGTACGAAGGTGGGGCAGTTCACTATTGAGGACGCGACCGCGCCGGATGCGCTCGATGCGGCCGCGCTGACCGAACGGCTCGTGCCAATCGACGCCGCGCTGGCCGGGATGCCGCACATAACCGTCTCCCCTGCTCAGGCGCAACACCTGTACCAGGGCAAGATCGTGAGCGAGTTCGCCGGCCCGATGTCATCCGGTGTTGACGGCTTTGCGTTGGCCCGGACCGAGGACCACAGGTTTCTCGCCGTGGTCGTGTCAAATGGTACAGACCTGCGTACCGAACGAATAATCTATGCCGACTGA
- the rbfA gene encoding 30S ribosome-binding factor RbfA: MQHRDKRVADAIKDTVAKIVLTELSDPKIGFVTVTRCHISRDLKNATVYFSIMGDEAARQRSFEHLQGARGYVRRRLGQMVKFRVLPELRFALDDMLAHEMHINEIISELHRDEPGEQD; this comes from the coding sequence ATGCAACACCGGGACAAACGAGTCGCCGATGCCATCAAAGATACAGTCGCGAAAATCGTGCTGACCGAACTCTCCGACCCGAAGATCGGGTTTGTGACCGTCACCCGTTGCCACATCTCGCGTGACCTGAAGAACGCCACCGTGTACTTCTCGATCATGGGGGACGAGGCCGCAAGGCAGCGGTCTTTTGAGCATCTGCAGGGCGCCCGCGGCTACGTCCGGCGCCGTTTGGGCCAGATGGTAAAGTTCCGCGTCCTGCCTGAGCTCCGGTTCGCTCTCGACGACATGCTGGCCCACGAGATGCATATCAACGAGATAATCTCCGAGCTGCACAGGGACGAGCCCGGAGAACAGGACTGA
- a CDS encoding SpoIID/LytB domain-containing protein: MRALTGAVVSLCLAGCCYYAPRATVKPLPTPAPAASVEPLVRVRLTAASPVVLSSSQGLTLGVGASLLSAAPNQSVQVACNEGHVLATGGTTPVMTAETLTVAPAAAGLLRVGDRSYRGRLLLYRSVDGDLAVVNVLGLEDYLLGVVPCEIGPINPRTLEAAKAQAAAARSFTMYRLGRRQGLGHDLFDSYLRDQEYRGIENETDLSREAVTETRGEVIEFRGEVCEALYSANCGGVTADGSQPYLRSVPDTPEHRRGCKAYCSGKPNSSWQVDIARESLDAVASRSSGKQSHVRSGRLETDRSGRVQYVDLVTDRGSLRLAGSDFRVAMGLKSVSFTMTFHSRSVAMAGRGWGHGSGMCQDGAIAMAEAGASYREILQQYYSGVTLKRRY, translated from the coding sequence ATGCGTGCGCTCACCGGTGCCGTTGTCTCCCTGTGTCTCGCCGGCTGCTGCTACTATGCGCCGAGAGCGACCGTCAAACCCTTGCCCACGCCGGCCCCGGCCGCCAGCGTTGAGCCCCTGGTGCGCGTGCGTTTGACTGCGGCCAGTCCGGTTGTCCTGAGTTCGAGCCAGGGATTGACTCTGGGCGTGGGCGCGTCGCTGCTGTCGGCAGCGCCCAATCAGTCCGTGCAGGTGGCCTGCAACGAAGGCCATGTGCTCGCCACCGGCGGCACGACCCCCGTCATGACCGCCGAGACGCTTACCGTTGCCCCTGCAGCCGCAGGTCTCCTGCGGGTCGGCGACCGGAGCTACCGGGGCCGGCTGCTGCTCTACCGATCGGTCGACGGTGACCTGGCGGTAGTCAACGTGCTTGGATTGGAGGACTACCTGCTTGGCGTTGTGCCCTGCGAGATCGGACCGATCAACCCCCGCACGCTTGAGGCCGCCAAGGCCCAGGCCGCGGCCGCGCGCAGCTTCACGATGTACCGGCTCGGACGGCGACAAGGGCTGGGCCATGACCTCTTCGACTCGTACCTCCGGGACCAGGAGTATCGGGGAATTGAGAACGAAACCGACCTTTCTCGCGAGGCAGTGACGGAGACGCGGGGCGAGGTGATTGAGTTTCGCGGCGAGGTGTGTGAAGCGCTCTACAGCGCCAACTGCGGGGGCGTCACCGCAGACGGGTCGCAGCCGTACCTCAGGAGTGTACCAGATACACCCGAGCACCGTCGGGGATGCAAGGCCTATTGCTCGGGCAAGCCGAATTCCTCCTGGCAGGTGGACATTGCCAGGGAAAGTCTGGACGCCGTGGCGAGCCGTTCTTCGGGGAAGCAAAGCCACGTACGCAGCGGCAGGCTTGAGACAGACCGGTCCGGCAGGGTGCAGTATGTTGATCTCGTGACCGATCGTGGAAGTCTGCGGCTGGCGGGTTCGGACTTCCGCGTGGCGATGGGGCTCAAGTCCGTCTCATTCACGATGACCTTTCACAGTCGATCCGTGGCCATGGCAGGTCGGGGCTGGGGCCACGGTTCAGGTATGTGTCAGGACGGGGCAATCGCGATGGCCGAGGCCGGCGCGAGCTACCGGGAGATTCTACAGCAGTACTATTCGGGCGTGACCCTGAAGAGGCGCTACTAG
- a CDS encoding arginine decarboxylase, pyruvoyl-dependent: MAILPKYVFLTKGTGVHREKLASFEAALRDAGIAAYNIVRVSSIFPPCCRIISRTRGQKLLTPGQVMFAVISDNATNEPHRLISASVGLAIPKDQTKYGYLSEYHSFGQREESAGDYAEDLAAQMLATTLGVQFNPDTSYDQRKEIWKISNEIVRTQNITQSAIGHKSGLWTTVVAAAVLITHIPEEQVE, encoded by the coding sequence ATGGCAATCCTTCCCAAATACGTTTTCCTCACCAAAGGCACGGGCGTGCATCGCGAGAAGCTGGCGAGTTTCGAAGCCGCGCTGCGGGACGCCGGCATCGCCGCCTACAACATCGTCCGCGTTTCGTCCATCTTCCCGCCCTGCTGCCGCATCATCTCCCGCACCCGGGGACAGAAACTCCTGACCCCCGGCCAGGTCATGTTCGCCGTCATCAGCGACAACGCCACGAATGAGCCCCATCGGCTGATTTCTGCCTCGGTCGGGCTGGCCATCCCCAAGGACCAGACCAAGTACGGCTACCTCTCCGAATACCATTCGTTCGGCCAGCGCGAGGAAAGCGCCGGCGACTACGCCGAGGACCTTGCTGCGCAGATGCTTGCCACTACGCTCGGGGTCCAGTTCAACCCCGACACGAGCTACGACCAGCGCAAGGAAATCTGGAAAATCTCCAACGAGATCGTCCGCACCCAGAACATCACCCAGTCGGCCATCGGCCACAAGAGCGGGCTCTGGACCACGGTCGTGGCCGCGGCCGTTCTGATTACCCACATCCCGGAAGAACAAGTGGAATAG